From one Rhodamnia argentea isolate NSW1041297 chromosome 1, ASM2092103v1, whole genome shotgun sequence genomic stretch:
- the LOC115745230 gene encoding lysine-specific demethylase JMJ25-like isoform X2: MGKKLRVAKQQNGTASEVGEDPGVSSRTRSGRRRATSEAKVQARADGESDELKFPKQCRARHLDENGNAVESTMCHQCQRNDKGRVVRCTRCRTKRYCIPCINTWYPQSTEEAIAEACPFCCGNCNCKACLRLDGSLKKMLDAGLTYGDVEKLRHNVYILRKLLPVLQHENQEQTLEKKLEAELQGLSLSELRVQKADVDEDERVYCNNCRTSIFDFHRSCPNCSYDLCLICCREIREGHLQGGEEEVVAEYANYGFDYLHGGKPRRQRLEEKVDINVNDVSTSDDNVKSVLEWKAKDDGIIPCPPEIMGGCGNGLLELRCIFLDKPLSDLVEKAEKLVQGYDYLEIQEDPGHRCSCFTSDGIVDLASDKLRKAASREDSDDNYLFCPTAKDIQSEDLKHFQSHWTKGEPIVVGNVLETASGLSWEPMVMWRAFRQITNTKHGQHLDVTAIDCLDWSLVDINIHQFFKGYTEGRSDTKSWPQILKLKDWPPKNAFEDRLPRHGAEFMTALPFKEYTHPRHGILNVAVKLPDNILKPDLGPKTYIAYGVHPELGRGDSVTKLHCDMSDAVNILTHTAEVVLTPGQLRCVNKLKQKHFAQDKRELYSDSNVGKQFEERKLSSICETEEVDVALKNDCPSTLHGDTDQLVCEVNDPKSDSNHNNMDLSVDQEVKSESALTLEEKSVCNSTEVGETDGTTKRGNPGRKRKRRKHSGGVKSSKLKIEMDDLEDLTDEEVLGSPDNMSESNEINLDSASEGIEQTEGGALWDIFRRQDVPKLQEYLMKHFKEFRHIHCNLLSQVVHPIHDQTMYLTSEHKRKLKEEYGIEPWTFVQKLGDAVFIPAGCPHQVRNLKSCIKVALDFVSPENIKECLRLTEEFRVLPANHRAKEDKLEVKKMAVYGLQRVVKDLEALSRKR; this comes from the exons ATGGGGAAGAAGCTCCGGGTGGCGAAGCAGCAGAACGGGACTGCGTCGGAGGTCGGCGAAGATCCCGGGGTCTCTTCGAGGACTCGAAGCGGGCGTCGGAGAGCGACGAGCGAAGCGAAAGTCCAAGCTCGGGCAGATGGCGAGAGCGACGAGCTCAAGTTCCCCAAGCAATGCCGCGCGAGGCATCTGGATGAAAAT GGGAATGCGGTGGAATCCACAATGTGTCATCAGTGCCAGCGGAACGATAAGGGAAGGGTAGTTCGCTGTACGAGATGCAGGACAAAGAGATATTGCATCCCCTGCATAAATACTTG GTATCCTCAATCAACAGAGGAGGCCATTGCGGAGGCTTGCCCATTTTGTTGTGGCAACTGCAATTGTAAAGCATGCTTGCGCCTGGATGGGTCACTGAAA AAAATGCTTGACGCTGGACTAACCTATGGTGATGTTGAAAAGTTGCGACACAATGTGTATATTTTGCGAAAGCTTCTGCCAGTCCTGCAGCATGAGAATCAAGAGCAAACATTGGAGAAAAAATTGGAGGCAGAACTTCAAG GTTTATCCTTATCAGAGCTAAGGGTACAGAAAGCAGATGTTGACGAAGATGAACGTGTGTACTG CAACAACTGCAGAACCTCTATATTTGATTTTCACCGAAGCTGTCCAAACTGTTCGTACGACCTCTGTCTCATTTGTTGCCGTGAAATCCGCGAGGGTCACCTCCAGGGAGGTGAAGAGGAGGTGGTCGCAGAATACGCTAATTATGGATTTGACTATTTGCATGGTGGTAAGCCTCGCCGTCAACGTCTAGAAGAAAAGGTAGACATTAATGTCAATGATGTATCTACCTCAGATGACAATGTGAAGTCAGTGTTGGAGTGGAAAGCTAAAGATGATGGAATCATACCTTGCCCTCCAGAAATTATGGGTGGTTGTGGAAATGGCTTGCTCGAATTGAGGTGCATATTTCTTGATAAACCGCTCTCAGATTTGGTTGAAAAAGCTGAGAAATTAGTCCAAGGATATGATTACTTGGAGATTCAAGAGGATCCTGGGCATCGATGCTCTTGTTTCACATCAGATGGCATTGTTGACCTCGCCAGTGATAAGTTGAGAAAAGCAGCCTCCCGTGAGGATTCCGATGATAATTATCTGTTTTGCCCAACAGCTAAGGACATCCAATCTGAAGATTTGAAGCATTTCCAGTCCCACTGGACCAAAGGCGAACCTATTGTCGTAGGCAATGTTCTTGAAACTGCATCCGGATTGAGTTGGGAGCCAATGGTCATGTGGCGTGCATTTCGTCAGATTACCAATACGAAACATGGTCAACACTTGGATGTGACAGCAATTGATTGCTTAGACTGGAGTCTG GTGGATATAAACATTCACCAATTTTTCAAGGGATATACAGAAGGTCGATCTGACACTAAATCATGGCCTCAGATACTAAAGCTGAAGGACTGGCCACCAAAAAATGCATTTGAGGACCGATTGCCACGCCATGGGGCCGAGTTTATGACTGCGTTGCCTTTCAAGGAATATACGCATCCTCGCCATGGAATTCTTAATGTTGCTGTGAAGTTGCCCGATAATATCTTGAAACCAGATCTTGGGCCGAAGACATACATTGCTTATGGAGTTCACCCAGAGTTGGGGCGTGGAGATTCTGTTACAAAGCTTCATTGCGACATGTCTGACGCT GTAAATATCCTGACACATACTGCAGAGGTGGTTCTCACTCCTGGTCAGCTTCGTTGTGTTAACAAGTTGAAGCAAAAACATTTTGCACAGGATAAACGAGAGCTGTATTCTGATTCTAATGTGGGGAAACAGTTTGAGGAGAGAAAGCTGTCATCGATCTGTGAGACTGAAGAGGTGGATGTAGCATTAAAGAATGACTGCCCTAGTACATTGCATGGAGATACTGACCAGCTTGTTTGTGAAGTTAATGATCCAAAGAGTGATTCAAATCACAATAACATGGATTTATCAGTGGACCAGGAAGTGAAGAGTGAGTCCGCTTTAACATTAGAAGAGAAATCTGTTTGCAATTCTACTGAAGTGGGTGAGACAGATGGCACAACGAAAAGAGGTAATCCGGGCAGgaaaaggaagaggagaaaGCATTCTGGTGGAGTAAAGTCGAGTAAACTCAAAATTGAGATGGATGACCTGGAAGATCTGACTGATGAGGAAGTACTGGGTTCCCCAGATAACATGAGCGAGAGTAATGAAATTAACCTGGATTCTGCATCAGAGGGGATAGAACAGACAGAGGGAGGTGCACTTTGGGATATTTTTAGGCGACAAGATGTTCCAAAGTTGCAGGAATATCTTATGAAGCATTTTAAGGAGTTTAGACACATCCATTGCAACCTTCTGAGCCAG GTTGTCCATCCAATTCATGATCAGACAATGTACTTAACTTCAGAGCACAAGAGGAAGCTGAAGGAAGAATATG GAATTGAGCCCTGGACATTCGTTCAAAAACTTGGAGATGCTGTTTTTATTCCTGCTGGCTGCCCCCATCAAGTTAGAAATTTGAAG
- the LOC115745233 gene encoding DNA-directed RNA polymerases II, IV and V subunit 6A-like, with amino-acid sequence MADDDYNDIDMGYEEEPPEPEIEEGVEEDVDNANNEDVPDPLDGEEKEEQEPVERPRKTSKYMTKYERARILGTRALQISMNAPVMVELEGETDPLEIAMKELRERKIPFTIRRYLPDGSYEDWGVDELIVEDSWKRQVGGD; translated from the exons ATGGCGGACGATGACTACAACGATATTGACATGGG GTATGAAGAAGAACCGCCAGAGCCTGAGATTGAA GAAGGTGTAGAGGAGGATGTCGATAATGCTAACAATGAGGATGTTCCTGATCCTCTCGATggtgaggaaaaagaagaacaagaacctGTAGAGCGACCTCGTAAGACGTCAAAGTATATGACCAAATATGAGCGTGCTAGAATTCTGGGTACCCGTGCTCTGCAAATCAG CATGAATGCACCTGTCATGGTTGAGTTAGAGGGTGAAACTGATCCACTGGAG ATTGCAATGAAAGAGCTCCGAGAGAGGAAAATACCATTCACCATCCGTCGCTATCTCCCAGATGGAAG TTATGAGGATTGGGGAGTAGATGAATTGATCGTGGAAGATTCCTGGAAGAGGCAAGTGGGGGGTGATTGA
- the LOC115745230 gene encoding lysine-specific demethylase JMJ25-like isoform X3, producing the protein MGKKLRVAKQQNGTASEVGEDPGVSSRTRSGRRRATSEAKVQARADGESDELKFPKQCRARHLDENGNAVESTMCHQCQRNDKGRVVRCTRCRTKRYCIPCINTWYPQSTEEAIAEACPFCCGNCNCKACLRLDGSLKKMLDAGLTYGDVEKLRHNVYILRKLLPVLQHENQEQTLEKKLEAELQGLSLSELRVQKADVDEDERVYCNNCRTSIFDFHRSCPNCSYDLCLICCREIREGHLQGGEEEVVAEYANYGFDYLHGGKPRRQRLEEKVDINVNDVSTSDDNVKSVLEWKAKDDGIIPCPPEIMGGCGNGLLELRCIFLDKPLSDLVEKAEKLVQGYDYLEIQEDPGHRCSCFTSDGIVDLASDKLRKAASREDSDDNYLFCPTAKDIQSEDLKHFQSHWTKGEPIVVGNVLETASGLSWEPMVMWRAFRQITNTKHGQHLDVTAIDCLDWSLVDINIHQFFKGYTEGRSDTKSWPQILKLKDWPPKNAFEDRLPRHGAEFMTALPFKEYTHPRHGILNVAVKLPDNILKPDLGPKTYIAYGVHPELGRGDSVTKLHCDMSDAVNILTHTAEVVLTPGQLRCVNKLKQKHFAQDKRELYSDSNVGKQFEERKLSSICETEEVDVALKNDCPSTLHGDTDQLVCEVNDPKSDSNHNNMDLSVDQEVKSESALTLEEKSVCNSTEVGETDGTTKRGNPGRKRKRRKHSGGVKSSKLKIEMDDLEDLTDEEVLGSPDNMSESNEINLDSASEGIEQTEGGALWDIFRRQDVPKLQEYLMKHFKEFRHIHCNLLSQVVHPIHDQTMYLTSEHKRKLKEEYGIEPWTFVQKLGDAVFIPAGCPHQVRNLKYDVKNAFLHGDLQEEIYMSIPLGFEGERTTNKAGRLRKAIS; encoded by the exons ATGGGGAAGAAGCTCCGGGTGGCGAAGCAGCAGAACGGGACTGCGTCGGAGGTCGGCGAAGATCCCGGGGTCTCTTCGAGGACTCGAAGCGGGCGTCGGAGAGCGACGAGCGAAGCGAAAGTCCAAGCTCGGGCAGATGGCGAGAGCGACGAGCTCAAGTTCCCCAAGCAATGCCGCGCGAGGCATCTGGATGAAAAT GGGAATGCGGTGGAATCCACAATGTGTCATCAGTGCCAGCGGAACGATAAGGGAAGGGTAGTTCGCTGTACGAGATGCAGGACAAAGAGATATTGCATCCCCTGCATAAATACTTG GTATCCTCAATCAACAGAGGAGGCCATTGCGGAGGCTTGCCCATTTTGTTGTGGCAACTGCAATTGTAAAGCATGCTTGCGCCTGGATGGGTCACTGAAA AAAATGCTTGACGCTGGACTAACCTATGGTGATGTTGAAAAGTTGCGACACAATGTGTATATTTTGCGAAAGCTTCTGCCAGTCCTGCAGCATGAGAATCAAGAGCAAACATTGGAGAAAAAATTGGAGGCAGAACTTCAAG GTTTATCCTTATCAGAGCTAAGGGTACAGAAAGCAGATGTTGACGAAGATGAACGTGTGTACTG CAACAACTGCAGAACCTCTATATTTGATTTTCACCGAAGCTGTCCAAACTGTTCGTACGACCTCTGTCTCATTTGTTGCCGTGAAATCCGCGAGGGTCACCTCCAGGGAGGTGAAGAGGAGGTGGTCGCAGAATACGCTAATTATGGATTTGACTATTTGCATGGTGGTAAGCCTCGCCGTCAACGTCTAGAAGAAAAGGTAGACATTAATGTCAATGATGTATCTACCTCAGATGACAATGTGAAGTCAGTGTTGGAGTGGAAAGCTAAAGATGATGGAATCATACCTTGCCCTCCAGAAATTATGGGTGGTTGTGGAAATGGCTTGCTCGAATTGAGGTGCATATTTCTTGATAAACCGCTCTCAGATTTGGTTGAAAAAGCTGAGAAATTAGTCCAAGGATATGATTACTTGGAGATTCAAGAGGATCCTGGGCATCGATGCTCTTGTTTCACATCAGATGGCATTGTTGACCTCGCCAGTGATAAGTTGAGAAAAGCAGCCTCCCGTGAGGATTCCGATGATAATTATCTGTTTTGCCCAACAGCTAAGGACATCCAATCTGAAGATTTGAAGCATTTCCAGTCCCACTGGACCAAAGGCGAACCTATTGTCGTAGGCAATGTTCTTGAAACTGCATCCGGATTGAGTTGGGAGCCAATGGTCATGTGGCGTGCATTTCGTCAGATTACCAATACGAAACATGGTCAACACTTGGATGTGACAGCAATTGATTGCTTAGACTGGAGTCTG GTGGATATAAACATTCACCAATTTTTCAAGGGATATACAGAAGGTCGATCTGACACTAAATCATGGCCTCAGATACTAAAGCTGAAGGACTGGCCACCAAAAAATGCATTTGAGGACCGATTGCCACGCCATGGGGCCGAGTTTATGACTGCGTTGCCTTTCAAGGAATATACGCATCCTCGCCATGGAATTCTTAATGTTGCTGTGAAGTTGCCCGATAATATCTTGAAACCAGATCTTGGGCCGAAGACATACATTGCTTATGGAGTTCACCCAGAGTTGGGGCGTGGAGATTCTGTTACAAAGCTTCATTGCGACATGTCTGACGCT GTAAATATCCTGACACATACTGCAGAGGTGGTTCTCACTCCTGGTCAGCTTCGTTGTGTTAACAAGTTGAAGCAAAAACATTTTGCACAGGATAAACGAGAGCTGTATTCTGATTCTAATGTGGGGAAACAGTTTGAGGAGAGAAAGCTGTCATCGATCTGTGAGACTGAAGAGGTGGATGTAGCATTAAAGAATGACTGCCCTAGTACATTGCATGGAGATACTGACCAGCTTGTTTGTGAAGTTAATGATCCAAAGAGTGATTCAAATCACAATAACATGGATTTATCAGTGGACCAGGAAGTGAAGAGTGAGTCCGCTTTAACATTAGAAGAGAAATCTGTTTGCAATTCTACTGAAGTGGGTGAGACAGATGGCACAACGAAAAGAGGTAATCCGGGCAGgaaaaggaagaggagaaaGCATTCTGGTGGAGTAAAGTCGAGTAAACTCAAAATTGAGATGGATGACCTGGAAGATCTGACTGATGAGGAAGTACTGGGTTCCCCAGATAACATGAGCGAGAGTAATGAAATTAACCTGGATTCTGCATCAGAGGGGATAGAACAGACAGAGGGAGGTGCACTTTGGGATATTTTTAGGCGACAAGATGTTCCAAAGTTGCAGGAATATCTTATGAAGCATTTTAAGGAGTTTAGACACATCCATTGCAACCTTCTGAGCCAG GTTGTCCATCCAATTCATGATCAGACAATGTACTTAACTTCAGAGCACAAGAGGAAGCTGAAGGAAGAATATG GAATTGAGCCCTGGACATTCGTTCAAAAACTTGGAGATGCTGTTTTTATTCCTGCTGGCTGCCCCCATCAAGTTAGAAATTTGAAG TATGATGTGAAAAATGCATTCTTACATGGAGACCTACAAGAAGAGATCTACATGAGTATTCCACTGGGCTTTGAAGGAGAAAGGACAACAAACAAAGCAGGTAGATTACGTAAAGCAATCTCCTAG
- the LOC115745230 gene encoding lysine-specific demethylase JMJ25-like isoform X1 produces MGKKLRVAKQQNGTASEVGEDPGVSSRTRSGRRRATSEAKVQARADGESDELKFPKQCRARHLDENGNAVESTMCHQCQRNDKGRVVRCTRCRTKRYCIPCINTWYPQSTEEAIAEACPFCCGNCNCKACLRLDGSLKKMLDAGLTYGDVEKLRHNVYILRKLLPVLQHENQEQTLEKKLEAELQGLSLSELRVQKADVDEDERVYCNNCRTSIFDFHRSCPNCSYDLCLICCREIREGHLQGGEEEVVAEYANYGFDYLHGGKPRRQRLEEKVDINVNDVSTSDDNVKSVLEWKAKDDGIIPCPPEIMGGCGNGLLELRCIFLDKPLSDLVEKAEKLVQGYDYLEIQEDPGHRCSCFTSDGIVDLASDKLRKAASREDSDDNYLFCPTAKDIQSEDLKHFQSHWTKGEPIVVGNVLETASGLSWEPMVMWRAFRQITNTKHGQHLDVTAIDCLDWSLVDINIHQFFKGYTEGRSDTKSWPQILKLKDWPPKNAFEDRLPRHGAEFMTALPFKEYTHPRHGILNVAVKLPDNILKPDLGPKTYIAYGVHPELGRGDSVTKLHCDMSDAVNILTHTAEVVLTPGQLRCVNKLKQKHFAQDKRELYSDSNVGKQFEERKLSSICETEEVDVALKNDCPSTLHGDTDQLVCEVNDPKSDSNHNNMDLSVDQEVKSESALTLEEKSVCNSTEVGETDGTTKRGNPGRKRKRRKHSGGVKSSKLKIEMDDLEDLTDEEVLGSPDNMSESNEINLDSASEGIEQTEGGALWDIFRRQDVPKLQEYLMKHFKEFRHIHCNLLSQVVHPIHDQTMYLTSEHKRKLKEEYGIEPWTFVQKLGDAVFIPAGCPHQVRNLKSCIKVALDFVSPENIKECLRLTEEFRVLPANHRAKEDKLEVKKMAVYGLQRVVKDLEALSRLNVILAIGSRRKH; encoded by the exons ATGGGGAAGAAGCTCCGGGTGGCGAAGCAGCAGAACGGGACTGCGTCGGAGGTCGGCGAAGATCCCGGGGTCTCTTCGAGGACTCGAAGCGGGCGTCGGAGAGCGACGAGCGAAGCGAAAGTCCAAGCTCGGGCAGATGGCGAGAGCGACGAGCTCAAGTTCCCCAAGCAATGCCGCGCGAGGCATCTGGATGAAAAT GGGAATGCGGTGGAATCCACAATGTGTCATCAGTGCCAGCGGAACGATAAGGGAAGGGTAGTTCGCTGTACGAGATGCAGGACAAAGAGATATTGCATCCCCTGCATAAATACTTG GTATCCTCAATCAACAGAGGAGGCCATTGCGGAGGCTTGCCCATTTTGTTGTGGCAACTGCAATTGTAAAGCATGCTTGCGCCTGGATGGGTCACTGAAA AAAATGCTTGACGCTGGACTAACCTATGGTGATGTTGAAAAGTTGCGACACAATGTGTATATTTTGCGAAAGCTTCTGCCAGTCCTGCAGCATGAGAATCAAGAGCAAACATTGGAGAAAAAATTGGAGGCAGAACTTCAAG GTTTATCCTTATCAGAGCTAAGGGTACAGAAAGCAGATGTTGACGAAGATGAACGTGTGTACTG CAACAACTGCAGAACCTCTATATTTGATTTTCACCGAAGCTGTCCAAACTGTTCGTACGACCTCTGTCTCATTTGTTGCCGTGAAATCCGCGAGGGTCACCTCCAGGGAGGTGAAGAGGAGGTGGTCGCAGAATACGCTAATTATGGATTTGACTATTTGCATGGTGGTAAGCCTCGCCGTCAACGTCTAGAAGAAAAGGTAGACATTAATGTCAATGATGTATCTACCTCAGATGACAATGTGAAGTCAGTGTTGGAGTGGAAAGCTAAAGATGATGGAATCATACCTTGCCCTCCAGAAATTATGGGTGGTTGTGGAAATGGCTTGCTCGAATTGAGGTGCATATTTCTTGATAAACCGCTCTCAGATTTGGTTGAAAAAGCTGAGAAATTAGTCCAAGGATATGATTACTTGGAGATTCAAGAGGATCCTGGGCATCGATGCTCTTGTTTCACATCAGATGGCATTGTTGACCTCGCCAGTGATAAGTTGAGAAAAGCAGCCTCCCGTGAGGATTCCGATGATAATTATCTGTTTTGCCCAACAGCTAAGGACATCCAATCTGAAGATTTGAAGCATTTCCAGTCCCACTGGACCAAAGGCGAACCTATTGTCGTAGGCAATGTTCTTGAAACTGCATCCGGATTGAGTTGGGAGCCAATGGTCATGTGGCGTGCATTTCGTCAGATTACCAATACGAAACATGGTCAACACTTGGATGTGACAGCAATTGATTGCTTAGACTGGAGTCTG GTGGATATAAACATTCACCAATTTTTCAAGGGATATACAGAAGGTCGATCTGACACTAAATCATGGCCTCAGATACTAAAGCTGAAGGACTGGCCACCAAAAAATGCATTTGAGGACCGATTGCCACGCCATGGGGCCGAGTTTATGACTGCGTTGCCTTTCAAGGAATATACGCATCCTCGCCATGGAATTCTTAATGTTGCTGTGAAGTTGCCCGATAATATCTTGAAACCAGATCTTGGGCCGAAGACATACATTGCTTATGGAGTTCACCCAGAGTTGGGGCGTGGAGATTCTGTTACAAAGCTTCATTGCGACATGTCTGACGCT GTAAATATCCTGACACATACTGCAGAGGTGGTTCTCACTCCTGGTCAGCTTCGTTGTGTTAACAAGTTGAAGCAAAAACATTTTGCACAGGATAAACGAGAGCTGTATTCTGATTCTAATGTGGGGAAACAGTTTGAGGAGAGAAAGCTGTCATCGATCTGTGAGACTGAAGAGGTGGATGTAGCATTAAAGAATGACTGCCCTAGTACATTGCATGGAGATACTGACCAGCTTGTTTGTGAAGTTAATGATCCAAAGAGTGATTCAAATCACAATAACATGGATTTATCAGTGGACCAGGAAGTGAAGAGTGAGTCCGCTTTAACATTAGAAGAGAAATCTGTTTGCAATTCTACTGAAGTGGGTGAGACAGATGGCACAACGAAAAGAGGTAATCCGGGCAGgaaaaggaagaggagaaaGCATTCTGGTGGAGTAAAGTCGAGTAAACTCAAAATTGAGATGGATGACCTGGAAGATCTGACTGATGAGGAAGTACTGGGTTCCCCAGATAACATGAGCGAGAGTAATGAAATTAACCTGGATTCTGCATCAGAGGGGATAGAACAGACAGAGGGAGGTGCACTTTGGGATATTTTTAGGCGACAAGATGTTCCAAAGTTGCAGGAATATCTTATGAAGCATTTTAAGGAGTTTAGACACATCCATTGCAACCTTCTGAGCCAG GTTGTCCATCCAATTCATGATCAGACAATGTACTTAACTTCAGAGCACAAGAGGAAGCTGAAGGAAGAATATG GAATTGAGCCCTGGACATTCGTTCAAAAACTTGGAGATGCTGTTTTTATTCCTGCTGGCTGCCCCCATCAAGTTAGAAATTTGAAG